A genomic region of Streptomyces sp. R33 contains the following coding sequences:
- a CDS encoding NAD(P)-dependent oxidoreductase, which yields MAKIALFGATGTIGALVLREALRRGHEVTAVVRDPAKLADLGAEVLRGDVLDPHSVAEAAAGRDVVVSAIGPGSGDPGVLVTAAKSLIGGLCTLDPQTPRPRVIVVGGAGSLRTPEGPLVWQAPGVPEPVRALMHAHGEALDFLRTVPVEEVRWTCLSPAAQIGPGERTGTYRLALDDLIVDEDGRSHISAEDYAVALVDEIERDAHPGLRFTIGY from the coding sequence ATGGCGAAGATCGCCCTGTTCGGCGCGACCGGCACCATCGGAGCCCTCGTGCTGCGCGAAGCGCTCCGGCGCGGCCACGAGGTCACGGCGGTCGTACGCGACCCCGCGAAGCTCGCGGATCTTGGCGCCGAGGTGCTGCGCGGCGACGTCCTCGACCCGCACTCCGTCGCCGAGGCGGCTGCCGGCCGGGACGTGGTCGTCAGCGCGATCGGCCCCGGGTCCGGGGATCCGGGCGTGCTCGTCACCGCCGCCAAGTCCCTGATCGGCGGCCTCTGCACGCTCGACCCGCAGACCCCGCGGCCCCGTGTGATCGTCGTGGGCGGGGCGGGCTCGCTGCGCACCCCCGAGGGCCCGCTGGTCTGGCAGGCGCCGGGCGTCCCGGAGCCGGTCCGGGCGCTCATGCACGCCCACGGGGAGGCGCTGGACTTCCTGCGGACCGTGCCCGTGGAGGAGGTGCGCTGGACCTGCCTGAGCCCCGCCGCGCAGATCGGTCCGGGAGAGCGCACGGGCACGTACCGGCTGGCCCTCGACGATCTGATCGTGGACGAGGACGGTCGCAGCCACATCTCGGCCGAGGACTACGCCGTGGCGCTGGTCGACGAGATCGAGCGCGACGCGCATCCGGGCCTGCGGTTCACCATCGGCTACTGA
- a CDS encoding IS630 family transposase, with protein sequence MSRPGPKIPPVVLSDPERAILQSWVRRRSSAQSLALRSRIVLESADGHAIAEVARRLGITTDTVRAWRRRFLERRLDGLCDEPRPGVPRKITDADVERVIVKTLEETPKDATHWSTRSMAAATGMSQSAISRIWRAFSLQPHRAETFKLSKDPLFIDKVRDVVGLYLDPPERALVLCVDEKSQIQALDRSQPVLPMMPGVPERRSHDYVRAGTTTLFAALDTATGKVIGSLHRRHRAVEFKKFLAKLDKEVPVGLEVHLILDNYVTHKVPAVKKWLAAHPRFHLHFTPTGSSWLNLVERWFAELTTKKLRRGVHRSVQALERDIRTWLADWNEHPRPFVWTKTADEILDKLAAYCRRISDSGH encoded by the coding sequence GTGAGTCGTCCTGGACCGAAGATCCCGCCGGTGGTGCTGTCCGATCCCGAGCGGGCGATATTGCAGTCGTGGGTACGTCGTCGTTCGAGTGCCCAGTCGTTGGCGTTGCGGTCACGGATCGTCCTGGAGAGTGCGGACGGTCACGCGATCGCGGAAGTCGCCCGACGGCTGGGCATCACCACGGACACGGTCCGGGCCTGGCGCCGGCGCTTTCTGGAACGCCGTCTGGATGGCCTGTGCGACGAGCCGCGGCCAGGCGTCCCACGGAAGATCACCGACGCGGACGTCGAACGGGTCATCGTGAAGACGTTGGAAGAAACACCGAAGGACGCGACCCACTGGTCAACGCGGTCGATGGCGGCGGCGACCGGGATGTCCCAATCGGCGATCTCACGGATCTGGCGGGCATTCTCCCTCCAGCCGCACCGGGCCGAGACGTTCAAGCTGTCCAAGGACCCGCTGTTCATCGACAAGGTCCGTGACGTGGTCGGCCTGTATCTCGACCCGCCGGAGCGGGCCCTGGTGCTGTGCGTGGACGAGAAGTCGCAGATCCAGGCCCTGGACCGGTCCCAGCCGGTCTTGCCGATGATGCCCGGGGTGCCCGAACGCCGCAGCCACGACTACGTCCGCGCGGGCACCACCACCCTCTTCGCCGCCCTGGACACCGCCACCGGCAAGGTCATCGGCTCACTTCACCGACGCCACCGTGCCGTGGAGTTCAAGAAGTTCCTTGCCAAGCTCGACAAGGAAGTGCCCGTCGGCCTTGAGGTCCACCTGATCCTGGACAACTACGTCACACACAAGGTTCCGGCCGTCAAGAAGTGGCTTGCTGCACATCCGCGCTTCCACCTGCACTTCACCCCGACCGGATCCTCCTGGCTGAATCTGGTCGAGCGGTGGTTCGCCGAACTCACCACGAAGAAGCTCCGCCGCGGCGTCCACCGCTCCGTCCAGGCCCTCGAACGCGACATCCGGACCTGGCTCGCCGACTGGAACGAGCACCCCCGACCCTTCGTCTGGACGAAGACAGCCGACGAGATCCTCGACAAACTCGCCGCTTACTGCCGACGAATCTCCGACTCAGGACACTAG
- a CDS encoding IS630 family transposase — MGRPKAELTLSDEERAALEGWVRRRSTPQAWALRCRIILACAEGVSNKDVAVRLGSTPHAVGRWRARFVQYRIAGLGDMPRSGGPRSVTDEQVAAVVTRTLESTPKNATHWSTRSMAKEMGLSQSSVSRIWRAFGLQPHRSETFKLSTDPYFVDKVHDVVGLYLDPPERALVFCVDEKSQIQALDRSQPVLPMMPGVPERSTHDYVRAGTTTLFAALNVATGKVIGSLHRRHRAEEFKKFLVKLDKEVPAGLDVHLICDNYATHKTPDIKKWLLGHPRFHLHFTPTGSSWLNLVERWFAELTNKQIRRGVHKSVQALEKDIRDWIAAWNTDPKPYVWTKTADEILERVASYLNRIPDSED; from the coding sequence ATGGGGCGGCCGAAGGCCGAGTTGACGCTGTCGGACGAGGAACGGGCCGCACTGGAGGGGTGGGTGCGGCGTCGTTCCACGCCGCAGGCGTGGGCTTTGAGGTGCCGGATCATCCTGGCCTGCGCCGAGGGCGTCTCGAACAAGGATGTGGCCGTCCGTCTCGGATCGACGCCTCATGCGGTCGGCCGTTGGCGGGCCCGTTTCGTGCAGTACCGGATCGCGGGCCTGGGAGACATGCCGCGTTCCGGCGGCCCCAGGTCGGTGACGGATGAGCAGGTGGCCGCAGTGGTCACCAGGACGTTGGAGTCCACGCCGAAGAACGCAACGCACTGGTCGACGCGGTCGATGGCGAAGGAAATGGGCCTGTCCCAGTCCTCGGTCTCACGGATCTGGCGGGCGTTCGGCCTGCAGCCGCACCGGTCGGAGACGTTCAAGCTGTCGACCGATCCCTACTTCGTCGACAAGGTCCACGATGTCGTCGGCCTCTACCTGGACCCTCCCGAGCGGGCGCTGGTGTTCTGCGTGGATGAGAAATCGCAGATCCAGGCCCTGGACCGGTCCCAGCCAGTGCTGCCGATGATGCCAGGAGTCCCGGAGCGGTCAACGCACGACTACGTCCGCGCCGGCACGACCACCCTGTTCGCCGCACTCAACGTGGCCACCGGCAAGGTGATCGGCTCCCTGCACCGCCGGCATCGCGCCGAGGAGTTCAAGAAGTTCCTGGTCAAGCTCGACAAGGAAGTGCCTGCCGGTCTGGACGTCCACCTGATCTGCGACAACTACGCCACCCACAAGACGCCGGACATCAAGAAGTGGCTGCTCGGCCACCCCCGGTTCCACCTGCACTTCACGCCGACCGGGTCGTCCTGGCTGAACCTGGTGGAGCGATGGTTCGCCGAACTCACCAACAAGCAGATACGGCGAGGCGTCCACAAGTCCGTCCAGGCCCTCGAGAAGGACATCCGTGACTGGATCGCCGCTTGGAACACCGACCCCAAGCCCTACGTCTGGACCAAGACCGCAGACGAGATCCTCGAACGCGTCGCCAGCTATCTGAACAGAATTCCCGACTCAGAAGACTAG
- a CDS encoding acyltransferase family protein, with protein sequence MRRPSRTDTGTGTGTGRLAAVDAVRGLAVLGMFAVHVGPGPRPEGAGHLLVAADGRAPALFTLLAGFSLALAQRGRTPAELPDGWARRYRPLLIRCAVLAGLDLLLAALWPGILVILAFFAVYFLAAEPFTRLSTPALTAVAGVCVAAGPLLSFLLGPVFGSEASGRGAVPELTALAGWDGLGRMLCELLLTGAYPLATYFPYVLVGLALGRLCDLRERRVARRMALWGTAAATAGYGTAWVAAHVLGGRERLLDTVAARHPEALGAADPVREVLRGQFGAVPSTSWDWLLVADPYSQTPLETIGNAGVGCALIGLFVLAARSRAGARGLRPLTALGTMALSAYVLHALVLAGPAHGAASWGALAGFAGVALATAWGRQRFWADGPLHRGPLEHLLRLAAQGRPAASVVRSAPTRVGDGA encoded by the coding sequence GTACCGACACGGGCACGGGCACCGGCACCGGCCGTCTCGCCGCCGTCGACGCCGTCCGCGGGCTCGCCGTCCTCGGGATGTTCGCCGTGCACGTCGGCCCGGGCCCGCGCCCCGAGGGCGCCGGCCACCTGCTCGTCGCGGCCGACGGGCGGGCGCCCGCGCTGTTCACCCTCCTCGCCGGGTTCTCGCTCGCCCTCGCCCAGCGCGGCCGCACCCCCGCGGAGCTGCCGGACGGCTGGGCGCGGCGCTACCGCCCGCTGCTGATCCGCTGTGCGGTCCTGGCCGGGCTGGACCTGCTGCTGGCCGCGCTGTGGCCGGGGATCCTGGTCATCCTGGCCTTCTTCGCGGTCTACTTCCTCGCCGCCGAACCCTTCACCCGGCTGTCCACCCCGGCGCTCACCGCCGTCGCCGGCGTCTGCGTGGCCGCCGGCCCGCTGCTCTCGTTCCTGCTCGGCCCGGTGTTCGGGTCCGAGGCCTCGGGGCGCGGCGCGGTCCCCGAACTCACCGCCCTCGCCGGCTGGGACGGCCTGGGCAGGATGCTGTGCGAGCTGCTGCTCACGGGCGCCTATCCGCTCGCCACGTACTTCCCGTACGTCCTGGTGGGCCTCGCCCTCGGCCGGCTGTGCGATCTGCGGGAACGCCGCGTCGCCCGGCGGATGGCGCTCTGGGGCACGGCCGCCGCAACCGCGGGCTACGGCACCGCCTGGGTGGCCGCCCATGTGCTCGGCGGCCGGGAGCGGCTGCTCGACACGGTCGCGGCCCGCCATCCGGAAGCCCTCGGCGCGGCCGATCCCGTACGCGAGGTGCTGCGCGGGCAGTTCGGAGCCGTGCCCAGCACCTCCTGGGACTGGCTGCTGGTGGCCGATCCGTACAGCCAGACGCCGCTGGAGACGATCGGCAACGCGGGGGTGGGCTGCGCCCTCATCGGGCTCTTCGTGCTCGCCGCGCGCAGCCGGGCGGGCGCGCGGGGGCTGAGGCCGCTCACCGCGCTCGGGACGATGGCCCTCAGCGCGTACGTCCTGCATGCGCTGGTACTGGCCGGACCGGCCCACGGCGCCGCGTCCTGGGGTGCGCTGGCCGGTTTCGCGGGTGTGGCACTGGCGACAGCCTGGGGCCGGCAGCGGTTCTGGGCGGACGGTCCGCTGCACCGGGGGCCGCTGGAACACCTGCTCCGGCTGGCCGCGCAGGGCCGCCCGGCGGCGTCGGTCGTCCGCAGCGCCCCCACTCGTGTGGGTGACGGCGCGTAA